One genomic window of Polyangium aurulentum includes the following:
- a CDS encoding acyl-CoA carboxylase subunit beta produces MAETKSPRAADLLARLDETNRRALEGGGPPRIAKQHESGKLTARERIDLLLDPGTFVEVDRFVVHRCTDFEMDKTKIPGDGVVTGWGLVDGRKVVVFAQDFTVIGGSLSSAYASKICKVMDLAMKIGAPVIGLNDSGGARIQEGVESLAGYADIFLRNTLASGVVPQISAIMGPCAGGAVYSPAITDFILMVEGTSYMFITGPEVIKTVTNEDVTKEDLGGASTHAVRSGVCHLTAPDDRAAIARVRELLSFIPSNNTEDPPRRPSTDPTDREVPELDTLVPAESSKPYDIKTVVRAVVDDGYLFEVHERFAQNIVVGFARIGGRPVGIVANQPSVLAGCLDIRASLKASRFVRFCDCFNIPLVTFVDVPGFLPGTDQEYGGIITHGAKLLFAFAEATVPKITVITRKAYGGAYDVMASKHIRADYNLAFPTAEIAVMGPDGAVNIVYRKEIQSATDPAAARARFVEEYKAKFANPFKAAELGFIDEVIYPRTLRIRLDRALELLKDKRDQNPSKKHGNIPL; encoded by the coding sequence ATGGCCGAAACGAAGAGCCCCCGCGCCGCAGATCTGCTGGCTCGACTGGACGAGACCAACCGCCGCGCCCTCGAGGGAGGCGGCCCCCCGCGCATCGCCAAGCAGCACGAGTCAGGCAAGCTCACGGCGCGCGAGCGCATCGATCTCCTCCTCGATCCGGGGACGTTCGTAGAGGTCGATCGCTTCGTCGTCCACCGCTGCACCGACTTCGAGATGGACAAGACGAAGATCCCCGGCGACGGCGTCGTGACGGGCTGGGGCCTCGTCGACGGTCGCAAGGTGGTGGTCTTCGCGCAGGATTTCACGGTCATCGGTGGGTCTCTGTCGAGCGCGTACGCCTCGAAGATCTGCAAGGTGATGGACCTGGCCATGAAGATCGGCGCGCCGGTCATCGGGCTGAACGACTCGGGCGGAGCGCGCATCCAGGAGGGCGTCGAGTCGCTCGCGGGCTACGCGGACATCTTCCTGCGCAACACGCTCGCGAGCGGCGTCGTTCCGCAGATCAGCGCCATCATGGGCCCGTGCGCCGGCGGCGCCGTGTACTCGCCTGCCATCACCGACTTCATCCTGATGGTCGAGGGCACGAGCTACATGTTCATCACCGGGCCCGAGGTCATCAAGACGGTGACGAACGAGGACGTCACCAAGGAGGACCTCGGAGGCGCGTCGACGCACGCGGTGAGGAGCGGCGTCTGTCACCTGACCGCGCCCGACGATCGCGCGGCCATCGCCCGCGTGCGCGAGCTGCTCTCGTTCATTCCCTCGAACAACACCGAGGATCCCCCGCGCCGCCCCTCGACCGATCCCACCGACCGCGAGGTCCCCGAGCTCGACACGCTCGTGCCGGCCGAGTCGTCGAAGCCTTACGACATCAAGACCGTGGTGCGCGCGGTCGTCGACGATGGCTACCTCTTCGAGGTCCACGAGCGGTTCGCGCAGAACATCGTGGTCGGCTTCGCGCGCATCGGCGGCAGGCCCGTGGGCATCGTGGCCAATCAGCCGAGCGTGCTCGCGGGCTGCCTCGACATCCGCGCGAGCCTCAAGGCGTCACGCTTCGTGCGCTTCTGCGACTGCTTCAACATCCCGCTCGTGACGTTCGTCGACGTCCCGGGCTTCTTGCCCGGCACCGACCAGGAGTACGGCGGCATCATCACGCACGGCGCCAAGCTCCTCTTCGCGTTCGCCGAGGCGACGGTCCCGAAGATCACGGTGATCACGCGCAAGGCTTACGGCGGGGCGTACGATGTGATGGCGTCGAAGCACATCCGCGCCGACTACAACCTCGCCTTCCCCACGGCCGAGATCGCGGTGATGGGCCCGGACGGCGCGGTGAACATCGTCTATCGCAAGGAGATCCAGTCGGCGACCGATCCGGCTGCTGCGCGGGCGCGGTTCGTCGAGGAGTACAAGGCCAAGTTCGCCAACCCCTTCAAGGCCGCCGAGCTCGGGTTCATCGACGAGGTGATTTACCCGCGCACGCTGAGGATCCGCCTCGATCGCGCGCTCGAGCTCCTCAAGGACAAGCGCGATCAGAACCCCTCCAAGAAGCACGGCAACATCCCGCTCTAG
- a CDS encoding Rne/Rng family ribonuclease, with translation MGKNILVINVDIRETRVALIENGIIAELHIEREAQKGTLGNIYLGKVSRVLPGMQAAFIDVGLERAAFLHVEDLIRPDDFEAYLSGQRQGHSHSHGTTHEAEDRSSMPALEEAAKPARRPEREPAITLPTALEVSESEDEEGAYEADDEPAAEAADDEPEAEAAAVEPAAEASAEEGEEEASEEASEAAEEEAREEIEEHAHAEGVSEPEADAEAKAQAGAEAEAESESEAEAEAEEGEDEDDSEPVEGASAAPSEGEEASAAPEEQGEESASAAAEAGPEGEGAVEKTAEAQGEEETSPTAPRGGRSRRGRGRNGRVRRSGRTRDRRPAQVAAAPVEEAPKEKPAPKESRGRDKRSGGGRGREGREGGREGRESGRESREGRERSQKRGHHEPPRVSKTTPIREVIREGQEIMVQISKEPIGTKGARVTSHVSLPGRYVVYLPTVDHVGISKRIGSEKERQRLREAIESMKPPQGGLIVRTVAEGLTKKQLKSDVGYLVRLWGEVVKKRETGVRAPQCLYTELDLILKTARDLFTDDIEKIVIDSREEYGRLKRFMEMFMPERVDAVELYEGDEPIFDAYGIEDEIQRALSRKVPLPSGGHLIIDQAEALTAIDVNTGRFVGKGSKDLEETILMTNLEAVDEIAYQLRFRNIGGLIILDLIDMERAQNREKVRKRLEELLSKDKAKTTFNRISELGLIEMTRKRTRESLGRIMLEPCFYCDGTGQLQSKQSVAYEILRQIRRERANLPGYVVIVNAHPAVIDLLKNDERVAVTEAERLFTRRIELVPRKEYHLEQFDLQGR, from the coding sequence ATGGGCAAGAATATCCTCGTCATCAACGTCGACATCCGCGAGACGCGAGTCGCCCTCATCGAAAACGGAATCATCGCCGAGCTGCACATCGAGCGGGAGGCGCAGAAAGGGACGCTCGGGAACATCTACCTGGGGAAGGTCAGCCGCGTGCTCCCCGGGATGCAGGCCGCATTCATCGACGTCGGCCTCGAAAGGGCCGCGTTCCTCCACGTCGAGGACCTCATTCGTCCTGACGACTTCGAGGCGTACCTCTCGGGGCAACGCCAGGGGCACAGCCACAGCCACGGCACCACGCACGAGGCCGAAGACCGCTCGTCGATGCCTGCGCTCGAGGAGGCTGCAAAGCCCGCGCGCAGGCCCGAGCGCGAGCCGGCCATCACGCTGCCCACGGCCCTCGAGGTGAGCGAATCGGAGGACGAAGAAGGCGCTTACGAAGCCGACGACGAGCCCGCCGCAGAGGCTGCCGACGACGAGCCCGAAGCAGAGGCCGCCGCCGTCGAGCCCGCCGCAGAGGCCTCCGCCGAAGAAGGCGAAGAAGAGGCCAGCGAAGAAGCGAGCGAAGCGGCCGAGGAAGAGGCCAGAGAAGAGATCGAAGAGCATGCGCACGCCGAAGGCGTGAGCGAGCCTGAAGCCGACGCGGAAGCGAAAGCGCAAGCGGGCGCCGAAGCCGAGGCCGAGTCCGAGTCCGAAGCCGAAGCCGAGGCCGAGGAAGGCGAGGACGAGGACGACAGCGAGCCCGTCGAGGGCGCGTCGGCCGCGCCGAGCGAGGGCGAAGAGGCTTCGGCCGCGCCCGAGGAGCAAGGCGAGGAGAGCGCGTCGGCCGCAGCCGAAGCCGGTCCCGAAGGCGAGGGCGCGGTCGAGAAGACGGCCGAGGCGCAGGGCGAGGAGGAGACTTCGCCCACGGCACCGCGAGGCGGGCGTTCGCGTCGCGGTCGCGGTCGCAACGGGCGCGTGAGGCGCTCGGGTCGCACGCGCGATCGGCGCCCTGCGCAGGTCGCCGCGGCTCCCGTCGAGGAGGCCCCGAAGGAGAAACCGGCGCCCAAGGAGTCGAGGGGGCGCGACAAGCGCTCGGGCGGCGGGCGCGGGCGCGAAGGTCGCGAGGGCGGCCGCGAGGGTCGCGAGAGCGGCCGCGAGAGCCGCGAGGGTCGCGAGCGGTCGCAGAAGCGCGGCCATCACGAGCCGCCGCGCGTCTCGAAGACCACGCCGATCCGCGAGGTCATCCGCGAGGGCCAGGAGATCATGGTGCAGATCTCCAAGGAGCCCATCGGCACGAAGGGCGCGCGCGTGACGAGCCACGTCTCGCTGCCCGGCCGTTACGTCGTCTACCTGCCGACGGTCGATCACGTCGGCATCTCCAAGCGCATCGGCTCCGAGAAGGAGCGCCAGCGGCTGCGCGAGGCGATCGAGTCGATGAAGCCGCCGCAGGGCGGGCTCATCGTGCGCACGGTGGCCGAGGGGCTGACGAAGAAGCAGCTCAAGAGCGACGTCGGCTATCTCGTGCGGCTCTGGGGCGAGGTGGTGAAGAAGCGCGAGACGGGCGTGCGCGCGCCGCAGTGCCTCTACACCGAGCTCGATCTGATCCTGAAGACCGCGCGCGATCTGTTCACCGACGACATCGAGAAGATCGTCATCGACAGCCGCGAGGAGTACGGCCGCCTCAAGCGCTTCATGGAGATGTTCATGCCCGAGCGCGTGGACGCCGTGGAGCTGTACGAGGGCGACGAGCCGATCTTCGACGCGTACGGCATCGAGGACGAGATCCAGCGCGCGCTGAGCCGCAAGGTCCCGCTGCCCTCGGGCGGACACCTGATCATCGACCAGGCCGAGGCGCTGACCGCGATCGACGTCAACACCGGGCGCTTCGTCGGCAAGGGATCGAAGGACCTCGAGGAGACGATCCTCATGACGAACCTCGAGGCCGTCGACGAGATCGCCTACCAGCTCCGGTTCCGCAACATCGGCGGGCTGATCATCCTGGACCTCATCGACATGGAGCGCGCGCAGAACCGCGAGAAGGTGCGCAAGCGCCTCGAGGAGCTGCTCTCCAAGGACAAGGCCAAGACCACGTTCAACCGCATCTCGGAGCTTGGGCTCATCGAGATGACGCGCAAGCGCACGCGCGAGAGCCTCGGCCGCATCATGCTCGAGCCGTGCTTCTACTGCGACGGCACGGGCCAGCTCCAGTCGAAGCAGAGCGTGGCGTACGAGATCCTCCGCCAGATCCGGCGCGAGCGCGCGAACCTGCCCGGCTACGTCGTGATCGTGAACGCGCACCCGGCGGTCATCGATCTGCTGAAGAACGACGAGCGCGTCGCCGTGACCGAGGCCGAGCGCTTGTTCACGCGGCGCATCGAGCTCGTGCCGCGCAAGGAATACCACCTCGAGCAATTCGACCTGCAAGGCCGATGA
- a CDS encoding PilZ domain-containing protein, with amino-acid sequence MSQSANPPGGDPPPDGGARRGDRVTINKEFESYDAFINEYVTNISRTGVFVRSKTPLAVGTKVNLRFTVIMDDIETIEGVGEVVRVHDDPPGMGVVFTELTEESQKIIDRLLAAEGRRA; translated from the coding sequence ATGTCCCAGAGCGCAAATCCCCCCGGCGGCGATCCTCCTCCCGACGGCGGCGCGCGCCGGGGCGACCGCGTCACCATCAACAAAGAGTTCGAGTCCTACGACGCGTTCATCAACGAGTACGTGACGAACATCTCCCGCACGGGGGTGTTCGTCCGCTCGAAGACCCCGCTCGCGGTCGGCACCAAGGTGAACCTGCGCTTCACCGTGATCATGGACGACATCGAGACCATCGAGGGCGTCGGCGAGGTCGTGCGGGTCCACGACGACCCGCCGGGCATGGGCGTCGTCTTCACCGAGCTGACCGAGGAGTCGCAGAAGATCATCGACCGGCTGCTCGCAGCCGAAGGACGCCGGGCGTAA
- a CDS encoding riboflavin synthase, whose amino-acid sequence MFTGLVETIGVLRRRAGGPVARAFVEANLGPLVLGESISVNGACLTVDRIAEGGFEVDMSSETLAKTTLGELPLGSRVHLERAMPLGGRMGGHMVLGHVDGIGRVTERSPRGDALRLSVEVEGSLAQFLASKGSVTLDGVSLTVNAVRDSGRGRSSVTAFEVMLVPHTLGRTMLGDLRPGARVNVEVDVLARYVARQQEVARAAAAEESGWGEEKSSNRDAYHHDEPDERLLAKLRSGGFL is encoded by the coding sequence ATGTTCACCGGGCTCGTCGAGACCATCGGCGTCCTGCGCCGTCGCGCCGGAGGTCCCGTCGCGCGTGCGTTTGTCGAAGCAAACCTCGGCCCCCTCGTGCTCGGCGAGTCCATCAGCGTCAACGGCGCGTGCCTCACGGTCGATCGCATCGCGGAGGGCGGCTTCGAGGTCGACATGTCCTCCGAGACGCTCGCGAAGACCACGCTCGGCGAGCTGCCCCTGGGCTCGCGCGTGCACCTCGAGCGCGCGATGCCGCTCGGCGGGCGCATGGGCGGGCACATGGTCCTCGGGCACGTCGACGGCATCGGGCGGGTGACCGAGCGGTCGCCGCGCGGCGATGCCCTGCGGCTCTCGGTCGAGGTCGAGGGCTCGCTCGCGCAGTTTCTGGCGTCGAAGGGGTCGGTGACGCTCGACGGGGTGAGCCTGACCGTGAACGCCGTGCGGGATTCGGGGCGAGGCCGCTCGTCGGTGACCGCTTTCGAGGTCATGCTCGTCCCGCACACCCTCGGCCGCACGATGCTGGGGGATCTGAGGCCCGGCGCGCGGGTGAACGTTGAAGTCGACGTGCTCGCGCGCTACGTGGCCCGACAGCAAGAGGTCGCCCGCGCGGCGGCCGCCGAAGAGTCCGGGTGGGGGGAAGAGAAGAGCAGTAACCGCGATGCCTACCACCACGACGAACCCGACGAGCGCCTTCTCGCCAAGCTCCGATCGGGCGGATTTCTCTGA
- the ribB gene encoding 3,4-dihydroxy-2-butanone-4-phosphate synthase: MASAAHQNPAMPHRLTIDTAVLDRVNRALDEIRAGKMVILVDDEDRENEGDLCMAADRVTPEAINFMARFGRGLICLTLEEEQVQRLELPMMTAPGRNGPPLGTAFTVSIEARTGVTTGISAADRAHTIKVAASPEARPTDLVTPGHVFPLKARRGGVLVRTGQTEGSVDLARIAGLTPAGVICEIMNDDGTMARMPDLEKFAETHGLLIVTVADLIQYRLQSERLVRRVAEHEMRLDLTGTTWTAAVYEIVGEGRQFLALVKGKDLGAHPVLCRVHQGSLLGDVFSSTPFEGGSNLREALSLIEKTGEGVVVYIPPRGDLASELDAKGRAGGAEQRTTLHEFGLGAQILADLGCRELKLLTNSQTKMVGLEGFGLRVVERIPLVSMQGEA; this comes from the coding sequence ATGGCGAGCGCAGCCCACCAGAACCCGGCCATGCCGCACCGCCTGACCATCGACACCGCGGTCCTCGACCGCGTCAACCGCGCGCTCGACGAGATCCGGGCAGGCAAGATGGTGATCCTCGTCGACGACGAGGACCGCGAGAACGAGGGCGACCTGTGCATGGCCGCCGATCGCGTCACGCCCGAGGCCATCAACTTCATGGCCAGGTTCGGCCGCGGGCTCATCTGCCTCACGCTCGAGGAGGAGCAGGTGCAGCGCCTCGAGCTGCCGATGATGACGGCGCCCGGGCGCAACGGTCCTCCGCTCGGCACGGCGTTCACGGTGAGCATCGAGGCGCGCACGGGCGTCACCACGGGCATCAGCGCGGCCGACCGCGCGCACACGATCAAGGTCGCGGCCTCGCCCGAAGCGCGGCCCACGGACCTCGTCACGCCGGGGCACGTCTTTCCGCTGAAGGCGCGGCGCGGCGGCGTGCTCGTGCGGACCGGGCAAACCGAGGGCTCGGTCGATCTCGCGCGGATCGCGGGGCTCACGCCCGCGGGCGTGATCTGCGAGATCATGAACGACGACGGCACGATGGCGCGGATGCCCGATCTCGAGAAGTTCGCCGAGACGCACGGGCTCTTGATCGTCACCGTGGCGGATCTGATCCAGTACCGGCTGCAATCCGAGCGGCTCGTGCGGCGCGTGGCGGAGCACGAGATGCGGCTCGATCTGACGGGCACGACGTGGACCGCGGCGGTGTACGAGATCGTCGGCGAGGGGCGGCAGTTCCTCGCGCTCGTGAAGGGCAAGGACCTCGGCGCGCACCCGGTGCTCTGCCGCGTGCATCAGGGCTCGCTGCTCGGCGACGTCTTCAGCTCGACGCCGTTCGAGGGCGGGTCGAACCTGCGCGAGGCGCTCTCGCTGATCGAGAAGACGGGCGAGGGCGTGGTGGTCTACATCCCGCCGCGCGGCGACCTCGCGAGCGAGCTCGACGCGAAGGGGCGCGCGGGCGGCGCCGAGCAGCGCACGACGCTGCACGAGTTCGGGCTCGGGGCGCAGATCCTGGCCGACCTCGGCTGCCGCGAGCTGAAGCTGCTCACCAACAGCCAGACCAAGATGGTGGGGCTCGAAGGCTTCGGGCTCCGGGTGGTGGAGCGGATTCCGCTCGTGTCGATGCAAGGCGAAGCCTGA
- the ribE gene encoding 6,7-dimethyl-8-ribityllumazine synthase, producing MSTERGTPRVIEGGLVVPEGAKFALVASRFNHFIVDRLVDGALDAIARHGGLVSNVTIVRVPGAWEMPLVVSRIAQRRSVSAIVALGAVIRGSTPHFDYVAGEVSKGVAQVSLQTGVPVTFGVLTTDTIEQAIERAGTKAGNKGWEAAVSAIEMVSLAGALDNAGL from the coding sequence ATGAGCACGGAGCGTGGAACGCCGCGGGTGATCGAGGGTGGGCTCGTCGTGCCCGAGGGGGCGAAGTTCGCCCTCGTCGCGAGCCGGTTCAACCACTTCATCGTCGACAGGCTCGTCGATGGCGCGCTCGACGCGATCGCGCGTCACGGCGGCCTCGTCTCGAACGTGACGATCGTGCGCGTGCCGGGGGCATGGGAGATGCCTCTCGTGGTCTCGCGCATCGCGCAGCGGCGCTCGGTGAGCGCGATCGTCGCGCTCGGCGCGGTGATCCGCGGCTCGACGCCGCACTTCGACTACGTGGCAGGCGAGGTCTCGAAGGGGGTGGCGCAGGTGTCGCTACAGACGGGCGTGCCCGTCACGTTCGGCGTGCTCACGACGGACACGATCGAGCAGGCGATCGAGCGGGCCGGGACGAAGGCGGGAAACAAGGGCTGGGAGGCTGCGGTGAGCGCGATCGAAATGGTCTCTCTCGCTGGGGCCCTGGACAACGCCGGGCTCTGA
- a CDS encoding endonuclease MutS2 — protein sequence MEHLAERTLPNPCPNKTRADLEWDRMLSALAARCASPAGKRLASSLPFLSTHEAVTTALGEVREAVELDRFAEPLPVSDVPEVAAALDRARIGAALSNEELRAVGRCLLAAGALRRYLAQRKHRVPLLFRACSSDPSLDALEREINGAFDPDGTLSDRASPKLGQLREERRHLRERLIRRLEEVMRKHADILQDTFFTERDGRYVLPVRADAHERFPGIVHATSGSGATLFVEPRVVVEMGNRLKMLEALVTHEEELVYAALSAKVEAEVDSVAAAAEALAHADARAAASRLARDLRLTFPEVTPIVDGEGETSNEPTIRLLAARHPLLALDGVDVVPSDLEVSAGRAMIVSGPNAGGKTVSLKTLGLAALMVRVGLPVPAAEGSRVAVFEAVLTDVGDDQNLSKNLSTFSAHVQNLANILGETRPGALVLLDELAGGTDPREGEALAAAVLDSLCARGGTVATTTHYEGLKALALADPRFANASVGFDIATMSPTFRLTMGIPGASSALAVARRFGVPGTVLERAERFLSREAITFEEMVEKLQAERRALELAREDAQREAEAARTKRTELERELEHLRSRERSIVTQEGQALMESVRRAREDLRAAQARLRGKQTSQDDLRAAARAIDAVAQKTAIGGELEPRAQVEAATRRALAPEEIRVGSRVYVPRLRAEAEVVEVLASGQLRVAAGPLKLTTTMAEVRAAADGGGSSGQAPRGRGGKRLDFDAAADPDVPIQTNDNTVDLRGLRAHEAVGMAEQFLDRSMGAGRRVAFLIHGHGKGQLRDAVRDAMAASPYVQRMRPGETREGGDGVTVVWLRG from the coding sequence ATGGAACACCTCGCAGAACGCACTCTCCCGAATCCCTGCCCCAACAAGACGCGCGCCGATCTCGAGTGGGACCGCATGCTCTCGGCCCTGGCCGCCCGTTGCGCGAGCCCGGCCGGCAAGCGCCTCGCCAGCTCGCTTCCGTTTCTCTCGACGCACGAGGCCGTCACGACCGCGCTCGGCGAGGTCCGCGAGGCCGTCGAGCTCGATCGGTTTGCCGAGCCCCTGCCCGTGTCCGACGTGCCCGAGGTGGCGGCCGCGCTCGACCGCGCTCGCATCGGCGCCGCGCTCTCGAACGAAGAGCTGCGCGCGGTCGGCCGCTGTCTGCTCGCGGCGGGCGCGCTCCGCCGCTACCTCGCCCAGCGCAAGCACCGCGTGCCGCTGCTCTTCCGCGCCTGCTCGAGCGACCCCTCGCTCGACGCGCTCGAGCGCGAGATCAACGGCGCGTTCGATCCCGACGGCACGCTGAGCGACAGGGCCTCCCCGAAGCTCGGCCAGCTCCGTGAGGAGCGCCGTCACCTGCGCGAGCGCCTCATCCGCAGGCTCGAGGAGGTCATGCGCAAGCACGCGGACATCCTCCAGGACACGTTCTTCACCGAGCGCGACGGCCGCTACGTGCTGCCCGTGCGCGCCGACGCACACGAGCGCTTCCCCGGCATCGTGCACGCGACGAGCGGCAGCGGCGCCACGCTCTTCGTCGAGCCGCGCGTCGTCGTCGAGATGGGCAACCGCCTCAAGATGCTCGAGGCGCTCGTCACGCACGAAGAGGAGCTGGTCTACGCCGCGCTCAGCGCCAAGGTCGAAGCCGAGGTCGACAGCGTCGCCGCCGCAGCCGAGGCCCTCGCGCACGCCGATGCGCGCGCGGCCGCGAGCCGCCTCGCGAGAGACCTGCGCCTCACCTTCCCCGAGGTCACGCCCATCGTCGACGGCGAGGGCGAGACATCGAACGAGCCGACGATCCGCCTCCTCGCCGCGCGCCACCCGCTGCTCGCGCTCGACGGCGTCGACGTGGTGCCGAGCGACCTCGAGGTCTCGGCCGGTCGCGCGATGATCGTCTCGGGCCCGAACGCGGGCGGCAAGACGGTCTCGCTCAAGACGCTCGGGCTCGCGGCGCTCATGGTCCGCGTGGGCCTGCCTGTGCCTGCGGCCGAGGGCTCGCGCGTGGCGGTCTTCGAGGCCGTGCTCACCGACGTCGGCGACGATCAGAACCTCAGCAAGAACCTGTCGACGTTCAGCGCGCACGTTCAGAACCTCGCGAACATCCTCGGGGAGACGCGCCCCGGGGCGCTGGTCCTGCTCGACGAGCTCGCGGGCGGCACCGATCCGCGCGAGGGCGAGGCGCTCGCCGCCGCCGTCCTCGACTCGCTCTGCGCGCGCGGCGGCACCGTGGCGACGACGACGCACTACGAGGGGTTGAAGGCGCTCGCGCTCGCCGATCCGCGCTTCGCCAACGCCTCGGTCGGCTTCGACATCGCCACCATGAGCCCGACGTTCAGGCTCACCATGGGCATCCCCGGCGCATCGAGCGCGCTCGCCGTCGCGCGCCGCTTCGGCGTCCCGGGCACGGTGCTCGAGCGCGCCGAGCGGTTCCTGTCGCGCGAGGCCATCACCTTCGAGGAGATGGTCGAGAAGCTCCAGGCCGAGCGCCGCGCCCTCGAGCTTGCACGCGAGGACGCGCAGCGCGAGGCCGAGGCCGCGCGCACGAAGAGGACCGAGCTCGAACGCGAGCTCGAGCACCTGCGCTCCCGCGAACGCAGCATCGTGACGCAGGAGGGCCAGGCGCTGATGGAGAGCGTGCGCCGCGCCCGAGAGGACCTGCGCGCCGCGCAAGCACGCCTCCGCGGCAAGCAGACCTCGCAGGACGATCTGCGCGCCGCAGCCCGTGCGATCGACGCCGTCGCGCAGAAGACGGCCATCGGCGGCGAGCTCGAGCCGCGCGCGCAGGTCGAGGCCGCCACGCGCAGAGCTCTCGCTCCGGAAGAGATCCGTGTCGGCAGCCGCGTCTACGTGCCGCGCCTGCGCGCCGAGGCCGAGGTCGTCGAGGTGCTCGCCTCGGGCCAGCTCCGCGTCGCCGCCGGACCGCTCAAGCTGACGACCACCATGGCCGAGGTCCGCGCAGCCGCGGACGGAGGCGGTTCGTCAGGACAAGCCCCGCGCGGCCGAGGCGGCAAGCGCCTCGACTTCGATGCGGCGGCGGATCCGGACGTGCCGATCCAGACGAACGACAACACGGTCGACCTGCGCGGCCTGCGCGCGCACGAGGCCGTGGGCATGGCCGAGCAGTTCCTCGACCGCTCGATGGGCGCAGGCCGGCGCGTGGCGTTCTTGATCCACGGCCACGGCAAGGGGCAGCTACGCGACGCCGTGCGCGACGCGATGGCCGCGAGCCCCTACGTCCAGCGCATGCGCCCCGGCGAGACCCGCGAGGGCGGCGACGGCGTCACCGTCGTTTGGCTGCGCGGCTAG